The Episyrphus balteatus chromosome 3, idEpiBalt1.1, whole genome shotgun sequence genome segment ATTGTGGTTCGTCCCCGTGCATTTAACAAATCTTATTCAATGGGATTCAccgtacttaaaatttttgatctAAATCCACTTACCATATTAAGAGTACGtaactttatatttaacttaatatgtaaatatttgtatgtcagtattttttaagttaatatttttaatatcttttaaactttagATCCCGGCAAAATTGGAAGAGTTCAAACATTTCTGTTGCGGTCCATGTAAATCAAGACCTCTGGTCATTTCCCTAGAAATCCAAAGACAGAGCTTCGTTCCCGGAGAATTAATCGAATTTAAAGCAAAATTGGTCAATAACAGTAGCACAACAGTGGAACAAGTACGTGTAACATTAAACCTAGTTGCTTTGTATTCAGTAAGAACAcgtatcaaaacaaaaactgaaaaaattgctattgctaaaaaaaaatatggagcatttaataaaaacacactttttgAATTCAATGAGAAACTTCAAGTACCACCAACTCCTCCAACTTGCATTGGACTATGTCCAATTATTAAATTAACGTACGAAGTTGCTGTAACTGCTGGTGTAAAAGGAGCACACTTAAATCCATTTGTTGCTATACCAGTGACAATTGGTAATATTCCCTATGTTGGCAATGCAAAAGATTTATTTGAACCTAATTTAATGGCAAGTAATTTGAATAATGATATTGCACCGATACCACCCACCAATGAGGAATTTCGTAAGCTTTctaattttgttgtatttaataATAACCATTTTAATATtgtcgactttttttttcattagctCCACCATCTTATGAAGAAGCAACATTTGTACTTACGACTTACGATCCTAAGGACAGTAATGTAAGCGATAAGACTGTAGAAAAGTTTATTCCAAGGTATCATTTTCATGGGAATATGCCTCatattgatactgaaaatacaAACGAAGATATTAAAGAATAATAACATTAAATCAAATaatgttttcaattaaattttataatgatttatttataaaaaaaaatatatagcttTGATGCACACAATTtgtaaatatgaaataaaatgtaaagtAATATTATGAAATGTAGATATACAAAAGTCACTTTGAAGGATTGTGTATTCAATAGCCAAAAAGTCCTTGAAAAGgacttaaaaaccaaaactgcaataaaaattgctttttatattttgtcTACTTGTACAGTGCCGCTCACTTGAATAGCACaccttttttttagttataagtGCATATAATTCCTGTCTCTTAATACCAAAATGatcaatattttactttttggtATGTCTCCTTATGCACTCTCTCTGTGAGCGAAATCATTCATTTTCAATGACccgttagttaaattttgcaattttttgcggAACAACTCTGAAAAAAGTGCTCCTATTCTGGCTCACTTGAATAGCAcatccgcttttttttttagttttcgagTGCAAATCAAAGAAGGTAGAAATGCAGAAATGTTCTCCGATGTCTTTTAGTAATTTAAAGCTGATTTCAGTTTAAGTGGGTCCCACGAAATAATTGGTAGAGGAAGAAAAAGCGAAAATCATGAGTGCCCCCGTCTATTCtccaaaaaggtaaaaaaatgcaacaaacccggaaatttcttttcaattttttaacgcAATGAGTCCaattgtgaataaaatatgaaagGGTGAACAGTAAGTGCTGTTACTGCAGCTGACAGAAGAGCGATTCTACGACTCGCGTCAAATTCACATGACTCTTCCgtcaaaataaaggaaaaagtgGTGTAAAGGCAAGTGCTTCTATATTGAAACCACTGATTTCGACGGCTAAACAGTTGACGCCATTAAATCTAAAGACAAAACCATCGATAAACACCTCCCGTAAAGTGCAACTCCAAAGTTTCTGTCGATCTTATGACATGAAATAAAGCATGTTTTCTccgataagaaaaaaattagtttagatGGCCCCGTTGGCTTTAACTATTATTGTCACTTAAACTGAAATCAGCTTTAAATTACTAAAAGACATCGGAGAACATTTCTGCATTTCTACCTTCTTTGATTTGCAatcgaaaactaaaaaaaaaagcggatgTGCTATTCAAGTGAGCCAGAATAGGAGCACTTTTTTCAGAGTTGTTccgcaaaaaattgcaaaatttaactaacggGTCATTGAAAATGAATGATTTCGCTCACAGAGAGAGTGCATAAGGAGACATaccaaaaagtaaaatattgatCATTTTGGTATTAAGAGACAGGAATTATATGCacttataactaaaaaaaaaaaggtgtgctATTCAAGTGAGCGGCActgtattaattttgttttgttttaggtttgcatttgtttattttgtaatacatatgtacatactttaaaaataaattagaactGAAGAAaccgaagaaatatttttaagtttttgattcttatttgaaaggattttgttcatcacagtacacataaaaaggtaatatattccgattgtcaaaacatgccaatttggcgaccaatgtcagctattgttattcttaattgttttaaataaacgataaaaaacgcacaaaaaccgaaaaaccatgCACaccaataatttttcaacaattatcgaccattttccgcgaagaataacgaagaaaatttgtttttatttcaatttataatttttttaaatgacattttataaattaaaacaaaaataaatttcctgtttactgcgattgaaatataaaaattaaaggccgacctgacagattgacaaacaaattttgacaatgttcggaagatattaccttattatgtgtactgtgtttgttaataaacattttaataaattgttgAGCGGAAATGTTTGACACattatttcaaagtattttataATGTAGAAaagaatactaaaaaaaaaatgttttgtttgttttttaccaTGGGAGCAAgaacgtgcgacccagtcgtatattttattttaatatcaaacTAGAAAGACTGATTTATAAGATTTGTATGGATTTTTGAGTGCATAGTATTAAGGTTGCTAGGAGAACAATAAAAAAGCGTCTGAATTAGTATTGCGGAATGAAGATCTATCTTGACGTTTGCTATTTAAGAAAATACATCGTTAAcgaaataaaacacaaatttcttGCTTACACCAACATAGGTACATCTAAAATCAGCTGCCGAgtctatgaatatttttttaacctggtgttatttcttaaaagaaatcaaagaaaacaaataccgaaatcatccaaaaattccaaaattcgtggaatagttaatgcaccttggtacataagaaatagcgatctacatcgtgacttacaaatagaaatggTTACagaagttattaaaaaatacgctgtatcgcacaATCAGAGACTTCAAAGTCATACTAATTCTGAAATGGAGTGCGTCTTGAAtataagaaaccatgttcggagattaaggaGGACCAAGCCttatgagcttatggtctaaaaaacatgggaaagtattaaaagtttaaacttcccccaaagtgattttacaaagttaagaaagaaaaatctgatgtcgatctttcAAAATTGGTCCTGattaagaggtggttttagtggttaagagtcccacactacttggtgtcgaatactgccaagtgtcttttgaagatttcgtaattaaaaaaaaaaaaaaaaaaattcttaagaaaaaatgaattaaagcAAGAGgcctgaaaaaataaaaaatttaaccaaaatatctaaattttgtttatataatctgcgcgcactaaaggggttttgggtacccttgATATGTATTTAAACACGGTACGAGCTTTAGGGAAAGAGGGAAGGATTTAAAAGGAGATGCCGATGCACATTggttttaaactattttatgaagacaaaattaaaattgggaAAAAGGCTGAAATTTAAGCCAATACTTTcatgaaattgaaaaacaaaaaagtaaaaataaatttgcccAAAATCATTAGCAAATTAACTACAATTGTGAATGAAGGAATGGTTTTCGCtcaaaagtatttatttaatgtcaatacatatttataattttaatatttttgtcaatCCTAATTTAACAATTACTAGCCAGTTGTTTAAGGAAAACGTTTAGTTAATTTGTCTTAGGACCAAGTTTTTAACTGTCAGAAAAACCTCATTTAAATCTAATCttcatgtttttattttccaacattttttggccataagaaaatatttattacaacttCAAAACGTTTCAAAACTCATCCATCTttaaagaaatctaaaaaaaaaaagatttcccgctttaaaaaaaaaacgaccaaGACTACAAAATTACTCGATccatttatttgaacattttcaatttaaaatttttcctaagATTAACTTAAGATTAACTTTCCTTATTTGTTGGCACATGTAACATGGGGGATTTTGGGCTGTGGGGGCCTGCCTAACTTACACTATTAACTGACAATATGAAGAGCCTTGTTTTTGTAATAACTCTGTACTTACCTCAGTATCAGTATTTTGCACGGTAGACAAAAAATGATTGCTAAAGGTAAACAAATGTtatagtttgttgttgtttataaagaaagaaaattctccATTGTATTTGAAAAGGATTGTGTATTGAGTTATTGTATTTAATTTGCAATCCACAGAAAAactttggttttaaaataagataACATCGTTAATTGAAGCTTCCAGTActaaattttaaagcttttctaAAAACAGTGGGGTGTGCAACGGCCAAAATTTGTATATGAGACCAGGAGACCGGATCAACTTTTTAGAGTGATAACAAAAATTCACCTATATTTTTCGTTTCGagacttttttatttatgttaaacTCACGACATGGGTAATTGCTGTTATGTGAGAAGTTGCTtaaaatgtacctacctactaaaTTTTTGCACAACACACatcatataaaaatatgattgaatgTCTGATTGTTAGATATATTGAGTTCGATTTTTTCACGAATCCTCATCTTGCCCTATAGCTAGTGgtgtttatatcaaaaataaaaactaggTACTAACCTAACATGCGTAGTGAGTACTTTTAAATTCTCAATTCTCAACACACGTGCTTCCTCACTCCAGTGAGTGAATTATACTgtaaattctcaaaataaaataaagacaaGCAGGTTTCGTCTGCTAAAGAGAGCCTATTTTGAATAATGTAAATATAATATTACTCAGTTTTATACTGTGGATacctaattaaatttttgttttgaccaTCTAAATTATAGATGCGTCATATGCTGAAGAAATATTGAAACCACTGAGTTAAACtataaataaaacacacaaaacgtttgttttttaaataataaaatcattcaGTTGATATATTTTACTCATTAGTAGAGGTTGAAAGTGATTTGGTAAATAAAATACGAAACTCATAcctaacaaaatatttaataaaataaagttcaccATATTGACCACAactaattaaaaagtttaaaacttaattaaaatacaacaaaacaaaacaaaaattaaacatctaatttttaaattgaatgcaTTTCGAGTCTGATGTGATTCATCTTCAGCAATATACTAATTGGCATAGAAAAGTTacaaccaaaacaaaacaaaatgtaaaCATTGGTGCCAGTGACATtacacaaaagaaagaaaaaaaaaaacaataaaaatatgttaagctgaagacaaaaaaaaaaagagtgtgtgtacacatgtacacgcgactgaagttatacttctcattcagtatatgtaaatgaatttcatttgatatttttaatttctattattaaattaattaatccacacttcgtttttttacatttttatcaagtgaacaataaattaattttttcatcctccttgcgtccatgtagttttcaatttattctgtgaaatttactcatgttgtgcggttcagaaggTACGGTATATACTTAAcgaaaatgtgcgatatggtaattttatgagaattgtgtgtgcttcagcactagtagttgcaatatgcaacttgcagggttgctacaaagctcaaaagtaaGCTAAGCTCAGCTCAcaactcagctcaaattttgagctagctcacttttgagctttgtgccacagctcagctcatttgagctgagctgaaagtgagctgagctgaaagtgagctgagctgagctgttgggtgagctaaggtaaagtgagctgagctgagctgtgctgtgatgggtgagaggatacattgatttttatttggaaagtataatgaaatatgaagatatattaaacttttataaaacaccatagcttaagatgtttggttctagttattaatggaattattttaacacatatagatatttttataaataaaacagataatttttcgtgatcttttctcttggtttttttaatagtaaatatatttctatttttttagtaaaatatttctttttttatcataaaaaaaatttcggtacaatccggtttttcgacttttttcaaaattccgagaaaatcgagtttgaaagttggggtaaaattttttttcgaaaaataaccgaatctttgaacgctcctggaagctaaaccgcttgagagcaatttttgggagtgatgccaaatgatagcttgtgtcatgggcctacgctttgcacattgtcagatttttaaaaaatcgccttccatgttaaaccgccacatcatgcctattttttcagaatcgtgcctatttttttttttacttacctacagggatgagagttgtacccaaatgtaggttagagtccccgctaccttttggcatcaaaaattttattttcaattttcttcaaaattccgcgatataggcgttttaacgctttgatctagagacaggggagtggtgccatatgaaagcttatattatcAGCTACCTGATAGTGGtctaatccggtttttcgatttttttcaaaattccgagaaaatcgtgtttgaaagttgaggtaaaattttttttcgaaaaatccccgaatctttgaacgctcctggaagctaaaccgcttgagagcaatttttgggagtgatgccaaatgatagcttgtgtcatgggcctacgctttgcacattgtcagatttttaaaaaatcgccttccatgttaaaccgccacatcatgcctattttttcagaatcgtgcctatttttttttttacttttaagttctctcggtttgagaacgcgtggacctacagggatgagagttgtacccaaatgtaggttagagtccccgctaccttttggcatacaaattttttttttcattttcttcaaaattccgagatataggctttggtagttgggggcgctcactttcagctcagctcagtttcagctcagctcaaatgagctgagctatggtacctagctcaaaagtgagctagctcaaattatgagctgagctgtgagctttttgcaaccctggcaacttgccacatggaaattaccacatacaacttgccacatgcaacttgccacacgcaacttgccacacgcaacttgccacatgcagcttgccacatgcaacttgccacacgcaacttgccacatgtaacttgccacatgcaacttgccacacgcaacttgccacatgcaacttgccacatgtaacttgccacatgtaacttgccacatgcaacttgccacacgcaacttgccacatgcaacttgccacatgcagcttgccacatgcaacttgccacacgcgacttaccacatacaacttgccacatgcaacttgccacatgaaacatgttacttgcaacgtgttgtgtattttatgtttgccgtactgcggcgtactgcatttttaaatactaaagtactgcctactctaaaggtgaaacgacagccctgctacccagggtgatcgcgtcataatccctttgacattcttgtcaaaaagtaaattttcatacccaccctcccataagaagtataacttcaaaaatatagttttcaaCAAGTGTAAGAAGGAAACAGTGATATTAAATTGAAGAGCGATGAGATGATATTCAAATAAGTTGAGTTCATCAAGTAGTTGTTGCTTTCATACGCAACAAGTCGTCTATGGTTTTGGTTTGGTACATGTTTAAGCAATGTGACGTCATCTGGTCTAATATCGAAATGGTTGTGGGTGAGAAATGGGAGACAGcacgaagaaattttttttgggctattaaattaatttgacgTAGTTGGTATGTTCATTAAAACATAATTCGATGCTTCGCTTTGTTTGGCCTAATGAACCGGCTTCGCAATATACACATGGAACTTCGTAGATTTGTTGGTACCTAGgttgagttttttttcgttGTGCCATGCCAagaatgttcattttttttcgtttttgaagaATACCTACGCACTACGCAttcaatgtttttctttttaaattatgattttagTTTGTAGTGTCGGTGAAAAAGGTCATACTTGCTTGTTCTAACTCTTTATTGCCTAGTGGTTTGTTTTGTGTAAATAAAGTTGATAGTAtctattgattttttatttttcttgttttattgtGTTTCTGGGAataagtttgtttatttttgattcattGTAGCCGCTGATGTtcgcaatttattttaagtatttatatGCTTTTGTGTATAATTAAAAACAGATAGGTAAAGGGAGTTTACAAAAACGGTGGACCATCGAGTGGAAAGCCCTGATGCGGA includes the following:
- the LOC129916531 gene encoding arrestin domain-containing protein 17-like, coding for MLLSVSFLRPNKNKDIIHFQEKMGIRFEILFEENPNGMYFTGQIVKGRAIVYVDEQIPFKGIQLRVRGYAKVRWDEGSGKSSDVHFDQEKYFDSVTECIDTKGLEQTLSPGIYAYDFQCVIPSECPSSFEGLYGRIRYDTKIIVVRPRAFNKSYSMGFTVLKIFDLNPLTILRIPAKLEEFKHFCCGPCKSRPLVISLEIQRQSFVPGELIEFKAKLVNNSSTTVEQVRVTLNLVALYSVRTRIKTKTEKIAIAKKKYGAFNKNTLFEFNEKLQVPPTPPTCIGLCPIIKLTYEVAVTAGVKGAHLNPFVAIPVTIGNIPYVGNAKDLFEPNLMASNLNNDIAPIPPTNEEFPPPSYEEATFVLTTYDPKDSNVSDKTVEKFIPRYHFHGNMPHIDTENTNEDIKE